One genomic region from Pararge aegeria chromosome 24, ilParAegt1.1, whole genome shotgun sequence encodes:
- the LOC120634573 gene encoding facilitated trehalose transporter Tret1-like → MGKTRSWITPFKKQCFVTVGVSVNMAAHGLLIGFAAILLPQLRKPDSVIPIDDASGSWIASILGFALVAGNFIVPTIMAKYGRRTANLASLAPMLVGWFFVILATNITTLLIARLLQGLAMGMSASLGPVLIGEYTSPMNRGAFLTFISLSIATGVLCVHTLGSFLTWQVTALVIACVVFADLLIVMYSPESPSWLADQGRYDECRHVFRWLRGHGEDDELEKMIEASKMVRDAKAFEKISDTLAKKLRSNFGYINTTMRKKEFYKPIFIMIHIYTLGQWAGANVISAYTIDLFKHIIGDGVNLPLIMITLDIQRILSNSMAVFVIRKVKRRTMLFATVGINLFAFLSIAVYTYCKGYNLLPFDHPAIGIALIHIHMFSIATGTVPLPFIIAGELFPLEYRSLAGGISVLFLSFNLFLTVKTAPFLFKTIGVYGAYILYASVVGYCLIVSLIFLPETKDRTLQEIEDEFRGRPLSPEELKFTQSLSYLNLYNTDRRFSSPLI, encoded by the exons ATGGGGAAAACTAGATCATGGATTACGCCGTTCAAGAAACAG TGTTTCGTAACGGTCGGTGTATCAGTGAACATGGCAGCGCATGGGTTGCTCATCGGCTTCGCAGCGATCCTTCTTCCCCAGCTGAGGAAGCCTGACTCTGTCATACCGATAGACGATGCCTCTGGCTCCTGGATAG CATCGATCCTCGGATTCGCCCTCGTCGCCGGTAACTTCATCGTTCCCACAATAATGGCCAAATACGGCAGAAGAACTGCCAATCTGGCCAGCCTGGCGCCAATGCTCGTCGGCTGGTTCTTCGTCATCCTCGCCACCAACATAACTACTCTCCTCATCGCCAGACTCCTTCAAGGCCTCGCCATGGGCATGAGCGCTTCACTCGGCCCCGTTTTGATAGGCGAATACACCAGCCCAATGAATAGAGGAGCCTTCCTCACGTTTATATCTTTATCGATAGCGACGGGTGTTCTTTGCGTCCACACCCTCGGATCCTTCCTCACTTGGCAAGTGACTGCTCTGGTGATCGCATGTGTAGTTTTTGCGGATTTATTGATAGTGATGTACTCTCCAGAATCTCCGAGCTGGCTGGCCGATCAAGGAAGATACGACGAGTGTAGACACGTGTTTCGCTGGCTGAGGGGACACGGTGAAGATGATGAGCTCGAAAAAATGATAGAAGCGAGCAAAATGGTGCGAGACGCGAAAGCATTTGAAAAAATATCAGACACTTTAGCAAAGAAACTAAGAAGCAATTTTGGTTACATAAACACGACGATGCGAAAGAAAGAGTTCTAcaaaccgatttttataatgATCCACATATACACTTTAGGGCAATGGGCGGGCGCTAACGTTATATCTGCGTATACAATCGATTTATTCAAGCATATTATTGGCGATGGGGTAAATTTACCCCTGATAATGATTACTCTTGATATACAGAGAATTCTTTCGAATAGCATGGCCGTTTTTGTTATCAGGAAAGTAAAGCGCCGGACTATGTTGTTCGCAACTGTTGGGATAAATTTATTTGCGTTTCTTTCAATAGCAGTTTACACTTACTGCAAAGGGTATAACCTGCTGCCTTTTGACCACCCTGCTATTGGGATAGCTCTAATTCATATACACATGTTCTCTATAGCGACTGGCACAGTGCCGCTACCTTTCATCATAGCTGGAGAATTATTCCCGTTGGAATACAGAAGTCTGGCTGGTGGTATAAGCGTTCTTTTCCTCTCATTCAATCTGTTTTTAACGGTGAAAACTGCTCCGTTTTTATTTAAGACTATCGGTGTCTACGGAGCGTACATCCTATATGCATCCGTAGTTGGATATTGTTTGATAGTATCTTTGATATTCCTCCCAGAAACTAAGGATAGGACATTGCAAGAAATCGAAGATGAATTCCGAGGTAGGCCGCTCTCTCCTGAAGAACTTAAGTTTACACAATCATTGAGTTACTTGAATCTATATAATACGGACAGAAGATTTAGTAGTCCTCTTATATGA